A single region of the Massilia sp. erpn genome encodes:
- a CDS encoding DEAD/DEAH box helicase → MSDQSLLAEFDALHRAEKMILALLSLMGDPVGRTAILDHMVKAGVKDGQEQVFTVETLDDAMIRLERLAFASVVTGRGYICNNKLRWSAIRAAIGAHLLDDLCKAHEALTPMRQSWNGSYEPRSYRHGVARLRMALLRGQGPQQIAPLLTACMVCYEAAQLHPVVDIFTRPFEAGMLLLVHPLLQDDVLMLLLQHGQRELALAQPVRAYAERHFQRRLAANDNVSDALRLALAEDAILCGRLADAGRYLQGVEGALAQFFASVVLMLRNDVTGALAGFEAALKSIRRESGKRKHLFQGIGGHLYVLALLRQGDIKTLKAAESYLELAVHAQHNPDSAVYQQLSALRQIRAGTMSTDIVLSRGWESAMQAQVFQGLLYFWLSLPQLKQRRAELQDVVQQAESAGYLLIAGQAAGLLGHLGEEHYGERATALREQHGFADMALWFERQEAWQRQLSALIKLQQGASSDSGAETRLVWMVSYSPRHGITEIEPREQKRDARGQWGKGRPVALKRLREEAAQLDYLTPQDIRISSTIAPSRQAYASGLRYDIDTEQAALALVGHPFAYWMDAPDMRVELLAGQPELLIQRRSGQLLLTMQPAITDPNSKVVVVKETPGRLRVVSVQDEHHRIAAIVGEGLNVPLHAEEQVLEAIGAVSSMVTVQSDIGGAAASSQQEDADARLHIHLLPYQQGLKMQIQVRPLPTGAYYAPGSGAESVIADVNGSTVQARRSLAGERDAERQLVLKCPVLEQAELDHGEWLLGQPALCLQLLAELQAFDAEKIVIGWPDGEAFRVTQQVETKQLRLAIKSKKDWFAASGQLQIDENKVMDLRSLLELIKASKSRFIELGDKQFLALSEELHRRLSELNDYGMDDDGGVRVHRLAAFVLEELAAEVSGVEADRMWREHLQRIEAQASYIPRLPGTLQAELRDYQLAGFEWLARLAHWGVGACLADDMGLGKTLQALALILLRAPQGPALVVAPTSVCLNWASEAARFAPTLRVKIFGEGDREESVANAGPFDLLIVSYGLLQLESERFTKQQWHTIVLDEAQAIKNAATKRSQAVMALQGDFRIAATGTPLENHLGELWNLFRFINPGLLGSLEQFNLRFAGPIERQQDHRAEVGARNRLRRLIQPFILRRTKAQVLRELPARTEIVLEVDLSAEETALYESLRREALEHLASIEGPADKKSMQILAEIMKLRRACCNPNLVSPSLKLASSKLAAFDQLLQGLLENRHKVLVFSQFVDHLSLIRQLLDAKGVSYQYLDGSTPMAARKQRVDAFQAGEGDVFLISLKAGGVGINLTAADYVIHMDPWWNPAVEDQASDRAHRMGQQRPVTIYRLVARHTIEEGIVDLHQHKRELADSLLDGSDGAARMSAEDMLAMLAEGLRR, encoded by the coding sequence ATGTCCGACCAGTCCCTGCTTGCCGAATTCGACGCGCTGCACCGCGCCGAGAAAATGATCCTCGCCCTGCTGTCCCTGATGGGCGATCCGGTGGGCCGCACCGCCATCCTCGACCATATGGTCAAGGCCGGCGTGAAGGACGGGCAGGAGCAGGTCTTCACCGTGGAGACGCTGGACGATGCCATGATCCGCCTGGAGCGCCTGGCTTTCGCCAGCGTGGTGACGGGACGCGGCTACATCTGCAACAACAAGCTGCGCTGGTCCGCCATCCGCGCCGCCATCGGCGCCCATCTGCTGGACGATCTGTGCAAGGCGCACGAGGCGCTGACGCCGATGCGCCAGAGCTGGAACGGCAGTTATGAACCGCGCAGCTACCGCCACGGCGTGGCGCGCCTGCGCATGGCCCTGCTGCGCGGCCAGGGTCCGCAGCAGATCGCGCCCCTGCTCACCGCCTGCATGGTGTGCTACGAGGCGGCCCAGCTGCATCCGGTGGTGGATATCTTCACCCGCCCTTTCGAGGCCGGCATGCTGCTGCTGGTGCATCCGCTCCTGCAGGACGATGTGCTGATGCTGCTCCTGCAGCACGGCCAGCGCGAACTGGCGCTGGCGCAGCCGGTGCGCGCCTATGCCGAGCGCCATTTCCAGCGCCGCCTGGCGGCCAACGATAACGTCAGCGACGCGCTGCGCCTGGCGCTGGCCGAGGATGCGATCCTGTGCGGCCGCCTGGCCGACGCGGGCCGCTATCTGCAAGGCGTGGAAGGCGCGCTGGCCCAGTTCTTCGCCAGCGTGGTCCTGATGCTGCGCAACGACGTGACGGGCGCGCTGGCCGGCTTCGAGGCGGCGCTGAAATCGATCCGGCGCGAGTCCGGCAAGCGCAAGCATCTGTTCCAGGGCATCGGCGGCCATCTGTACGTGCTGGCCCTGCTGCGCCAAGGCGACATCAAGACGCTGAAGGCGGCGGAAAGCTATCTGGAGCTGGCGGTGCATGCCCAGCACAATCCGGACAGCGCCGTGTACCAGCAATTGAGCGCCCTGCGCCAGATCCGCGCCGGCACCATGAGCACCGATATCGTTCTGTCGCGCGGCTGGGAATCCGCAATGCAGGCGCAAGTGTTCCAGGGGCTTCTGTATTTCTGGCTTTCGCTGCCGCAGCTCAAGCAACGCCGCGCCGAATTGCAGGACGTGGTGCAGCAGGCGGAAAGCGCGGGCTATCTGCTGATCGCGGGACAGGCCGCCGGCCTGCTCGGCCATCTGGGCGAGGAGCATTACGGCGAGCGCGCCACCGCCTTGCGCGAGCAGCATGGCTTTGCCGATATGGCGCTCTGGTTCGAGCGCCAGGAAGCCTGGCAGCGCCAGCTCTCCGCCCTGATCAAGCTGCAGCAGGGCGCCAGCAGCGACAGCGGCGCGGAGACGCGCCTGGTGTGGATGGTGTCCTACTCGCCGCGCCACGGCATTACCGAAATCGAACCGCGCGAGCAGAAGCGCGATGCGCGCGGCCAGTGGGGCAAGGGCCGCCCGGTGGCGCTCAAGCGCCTGCGCGAGGAGGCGGCGCAGCTGGACTATCTGACGCCGCAGGATATCCGCATCAGCAGCACCATCGCGCCTTCGCGCCAGGCCTATGCCTCCGGCCTGCGCTACGACATCGATACCGAGCAGGCGGCGCTGGCCCTGGTGGGCCATCCCTTCGCCTACTGGATGGATGCGCCGGACATGCGGGTGGAACTGCTGGCCGGCCAGCCCGAGCTGCTGATACAGCGCCGCAGCGGCCAGCTGCTGCTCACAATGCAGCCCGCCATCACGGACCCGAACAGCAAGGTGGTGGTGGTGAAGGAAACGCCGGGCCGCCTGCGCGTGGTCAGCGTGCAGGACGAGCACCACCGCATCGCCGCCATCGTCGGCGAAGGCTTGAACGTGCCGCTGCATGCGGAAGAACAGGTGCTGGAAGCCATCGGCGCCGTGTCCTCCATGGTGACGGTGCAGTCGGATATCGGCGGCGCCGCCGCCAGCTCGCAGCAGGAAGACGCCGACGCGCGCCTGCACATCCACCTGCTGCCCTATCAGCAGGGCTTGAAGATGCAGATCCAGGTGCGGCCCCTGCCCACCGGCGCCTATTACGCGCCCGGCTCCGGCGCCGAGAGCGTGATCGCCGACGTCAATGGCAGCACGGTGCAGGCGCGCCGCAGCCTGGCCGGCGAGCGCGACGCCGAGCGCCAGCTGGTCCTGAAATGCCCGGTGCTGGAGCAGGCCGAACTCGATCACGGCGAATGGCTGCTGGGCCAGCCCGCGCTCTGCCTGCAGCTACTGGCTGAATTGCAGGCCTTCGATGCGGAAAAAATCGTCATCGGCTGGCCCGACGGCGAAGCTTTCCGCGTCACGCAGCAAGTCGAAACCAAGCAGCTGCGCCTGGCCATCAAGAGCAAGAAGGACTGGTTCGCCGCCAGCGGCCAATTGCAGATCGACGAGAACAAGGTGATGGACCTGCGCTCGCTGCTGGAGCTGATCAAGGCCAGCAAGAGCCGCTTCATCGAGCTGGGCGACAAGCAGTTCCTGGCGCTGTCGGAGGAATTGCACCGCCGCCTGTCGGAGCTGAACGACTATGGCATGGATGACGATGGCGGCGTGCGCGTGCACCGCCTGGCCGCCTTCGTGCTGGAGGAGCTGGCCGCCGAAGTGAGCGGCGTCGAGGCCGACCGCATGTGGCGCGAGCACCTGCAGCGCATCGAGGCGCAGGCGAGTTATATTCCGCGCCTGCCCGGCACCTTGCAGGCCGAGCTGCGCGACTATCAGCTGGCCGGTTTCGAATGGCTGGCGCGCCTAGCCCACTGGGGCGTGGGCGCCTGCCTGGCCGACGATATGGGCCTGGGCAAGACGCTGCAAGCCCTGGCCCTGATCCTGCTGCGCGCGCCGCAAGGCCCGGCCCTGGTGGTGGCGCCGACCTCGGTCTGCCTGAACTGGGCCAGCGAGGCGGCGCGCTTCGCGCCCACCCTGCGCGTGAAGATTTTCGGCGAGGGCGACCGCGAGGAAAGCGTGGCCAATGCCGGGCCTTTCGACCTGCTCATCGTCAGCTACGGCCTGCTGCAGCTGGAATCGGAGCGCTTCACCAAACAGCAATGGCATACCATCGTGCTGGACGAGGCGCAGGCGATCAAGAATGCCGCCACCAAGCGCTCGCAGGCCGTGATGGCGCTGCAAGGCGATTTCCGTATCGCTGCCACCGGCACGCCGCTGGAAAACCATCTGGGCGAGCTGTGGAACCTGTTCCGCTTCATCAATCCCGGCCTGCTGGGCAGCCTGGAACAATTCAATCTGCGCTTCGCCGGCCCGATCGAGCGCCAGCAAGACCACCGCGCCGAAGTCGGCGCGCGCAACCGCCTGCGCCGCCTGATCCAGCCCTTCATCCTGCGCCGCACCAAGGCCCAGGTGCTGCGCGAACTGCCGGCGCGCACCGAGATCGTGCTGGAAGTCGACCTGTCGGCGGAGGAAACGGCGCTCTACGAATCGCTGCGCCGCGAGGCGCTGGAGCATCTGGCTTCCATCGAAGGCCCGGCCGACAAGAAGTCGATGCAGATCCTGGCCGAGATCATGAAACTGCGCCGTGCCTGCTGCAATCCGAACCTAGTGTCGCCGTCACTGAAACTGGCCAGCAGCAAGCTGGCGGCCTTCGACCAGCTGCTGCAAGGCTTGCTGGAGAACCGCCACAAGGTGCTGGTGTTCAGCCAGTTCGTCGACCATTTGAGCCTGATCCGCCAGCTGCTCGAT
- a CDS encoding S9 family peptidase — translation MTSSTLPAPHGAWPSPISAATVAAGATPLSQLALGGADGRDIFWLAGRASEAGRNTLLRRHGARVDELTPLPLNVRSRVHEYGGGAYAVDGETVYFSHFADNRLYRQSGEDAAQPFTAPGSQRFADFIADRTRGRLIAVRELHGADPASHTEPVNTLCAVAMDGTETVLAAGADFYAAPRLSPDGRSLAWISWDHPRMPWQGSELWLADFRADGTLDAPRRIAGGPEESICQPEWSPDGKLYFVSDRSGWWNLYRFSAERIEGVCPMQAEFAGPHWVFGVSMYGFRSAGEIICTYIEQGVSRLARLLLNSGKLEAIANPYQEIRELRVGPGFVVLLGGSPTIPAEVACIDFTSEEVEVLARSIETLPDTGYLSVPRNLSYPSANGRTSYAFFYPPQNRDVQAAADSKPPVIVISHGGPTGMAANTLKLATQFWTSRGFGVLDVNYGGSTGFGRAYRDALKGQWGIVDVEDCIAGARYLVERGLADGERLIIRGGSAGGLTTLCALTFHDVFKLGASYYGVSDLKGLDQDSHKFESHYNEYLIAPKAEADAVYAQRSPSHHTARLARPMIFFQGLDDKVVPPQQSVAMVEALKQRGVPVAYVPLEGEGHGFRKAENIIRTLEAELYFYQRMFGLHDAAAPAPVHIDNLPQ, via the coding sequence ATGACCTCGAGCACCCTCCCCGCGCCGCATGGCGCCTGGCCTTCGCCGATCAGCGCCGCCACGGTGGCCGCCGGCGCCACGCCGCTGAGCCAACTGGCCCTGGGCGGGGCGGACGGGCGCGACATCTTCTGGCTGGCCGGCCGCGCCAGCGAGGCGGGCCGCAACACCCTGCTGCGCCGCCACGGCGCGCGGGTGGACGAGCTCACGCCGCTGCCGCTGAATGTGCGCAGCCGGGTGCACGAATATGGCGGCGGCGCCTACGCAGTCGATGGCGAGACTGTGTATTTCTCCCATTTCGCCGACAACCGTCTGTACCGCCAGAGCGGCGAGGACGCAGCCCAGCCCTTCACCGCGCCGGGCAGCCAGCGCTTTGCCGATTTCATCGCCGACCGCACGCGCGGCCGCCTGATCGCCGTGCGCGAGCTGCACGGCGCCGATCCGGCCAGCCACACGGAGCCGGTGAACACCCTGTGCGCGGTGGCCATGGACGGCACCGAAACCGTGCTGGCCGCCGGCGCCGACTTCTACGCCGCACCGCGCCTCTCGCCGGACGGCCGCAGCCTGGCCTGGATCAGCTGGGACCATCCGCGCATGCCCTGGCAGGGCAGCGAATTGTGGCTGGCAGACTTCCGCGCCGACGGCACGCTCGACGCACCGCGCCGCATCGCCGGCGGCCCGGAAGAATCGATCTGTCAGCCCGAGTGGTCGCCGGACGGCAAGCTGTATTTTGTGTCCGACCGCAGCGGCTGGTGGAATCTGTACCGCTTCAGCGCCGAACGCATCGAAGGCGTGTGTCCGATGCAGGCCGAATTCGCCGGCCCGCACTGGGTCTTCGGCGTCTCGATGTACGGTTTCCGCTCGGCCGGCGAGATCATCTGCACCTATATCGAACAGGGCGTGAGCCGCCTGGCGCGCCTGCTGCTGAATAGCGGCAAGCTGGAAGCCATCGCCAACCCCTACCAGGAAATCCGCGAGCTGCGCGTCGGTCCCGGCTTCGTCGTGCTGCTGGGCGGCAGCCCGACCATTCCGGCCGAAGTGGCCTGCATCGACTTCACCAGCGAGGAGGTGGAAGTGCTGGCGCGCTCCATCGAAACCCTGCCCGACACCGGCTATCTGTCGGTGCCGCGCAATCTGAGCTACCCGAGCGCCAACGGCCGCACCTCCTACGCCTTCTTCTACCCGCCGCAGAACCGCGACGTGCAGGCGGCGGCGGACAGCAAGCCGCCCGTCATCGTCATCAGCCACGGCGGGCCGACCGGCATGGCGGCCAATACCCTGAAGCTGGCCACGCAATTCTGGACCAGCCGTGGCTTTGGCGTGCTGGACGTGAACTATGGCGGCAGCACCGGCTTTGGCCGCGCCTACCGCGACGCGCTCAAGGGCCAGTGGGGCATCGTCGATGTGGAGGATTGCATCGCCGGCGCGCGCTACCTGGTGGAGCGCGGCCTGGCCGACGGCGAACGCCTGATCATCCGCGGCGGCAGCGCGGGCGGCCTGACCACCTTGTGCGCCCTCACCTTCCACGATGTGTTCAAGCTCGGCGCCAGCTATTACGGCGTGTCCGATCTGAAAGGGCTGGACCAGGATTCGCATAAATTCGAATCGCATTACAACGAGTACCTGATCGCACCCAAGGCCGAGGCGGATGCGGTGTACGCCCAGCGCTCGCCCAGCCACCACACGGCGCGCCTGGCGCGCCCCATGATCTTCTTCCAGGGTCTGGACGACAAGGTGGTGCCGCCGCAGCAATCGGTGGCCATGGTGGAAGCGCTCAAGCAGCGCGGCGTGCCGGTGGCCTATGTGCCGCTGGAAGGCGAAGGCCATGGTTTCCGCAAGGCCGAGAACATCATCCGCACGCTGGAAGCGGAACTGTACTTCTACCAGCGCATGTTCGGCCTGCACGACGCGGCCGCGCCGGCGCCTGTGCATATCGATAACCTGCCCCAGTAA